The following DNA comes from Gopherus flavomarginatus isolate rGopFla2 chromosome 5, rGopFla2.mat.asm, whole genome shotgun sequence.
GGTCTTCCTTGCTTCTTTATGGCCCTCCCTGAGGCTGCACAACCTTTCTGCCGTTGATAACAAGGATGGCTGGGATCTCAAGTttgcatctgtaaagccaaaatgcaacattttacagaggcagcattgttcactcCAGACGGAACAATGATTTGGCTGAACTTAAAGAGAAGCACAGTGCACACAATAGCACAAACTGCCTGTCCCAaggagagtgcacataacccacaaaagccccaaaatggtgagtaaccacaGGGGTAGGGGGAACTGATTGTTCCACGGCTGTATTATCCTCTGAGGTCCTATGtcctggggagagccaacagctgcaggggaccCCTATACTctacactgtccccacattttccacaggctgagTTCATCCTGGAAGTTATTTCACTACTGAGAGTGCCCTGGGAAGCATGGGAGTGTCTTCTGCAACAATGCAGCTTCTGCCCTGCTAATTTCAAAGAATGTTTGCAATGTCTCTGAAACACATTCAGATTTTAATGATACACAGTGGACTCACTTTAACCACACTTCCAAACTTTCTTGCCAAGTTACGCAATCTCAGTTTGGCAGTCACAGACTTTCTAATCATGCCACTGGGAGCTTATTAACATGGTCAGAAGCTAATATTGTTTCTGGAGAGATAGGTCAATTACACTAAATTTATCGCCTCAGGTCCCGAGATTGAGGCACCTGCAGATGTAACCTCCCTGgaatttgcattttttgtttgttgccaGAGCCAGGGTGATTATTTGGAACCAGCACGCATAATTGCCAAAGTGCATTGCCTTGTTCCTCATAGGGGAATTAAGGAAATTACCAGCAGAGAATTCCCTAAGAGGGAACATACAAAGACAGAAACTAATTATTTCATTTGTAACTGCAAAACGGCACAGAAGATACATTTGAAATTCAAAACTGTTGTTGCAGTGACTATATTAGTATCAGTCAAATATTACTATTAATTCTACTAATGTCAGACCTACATATCCACGTCTCTCTGCAGCCCACATACCCTCTGCCCAGACCTTGTAGACCAGGACAGACACATCTTGATTGGATCCACCTTAATACCATGGGAAAACAGAGAAAGAATGTGGACAGAATAAACATGTTTTAAACTGAAACTTCTATCACAGCCACAGGTTATGAAACAGGCTCTCCCATAAGACAGAATAATTCCCTTCGCTGCAGGAATGGTTGGAATACTCCGACTTGTGGCATGCAGGACATGAGACTATCTGATAATCATGaccttttctggccttaaaatctatggacCCACCGTGTACTGACTTAATTTCCTGTTTAACAATATTGCAAAGAGAAGCCTCTGGGTTTGTAACTATTTGGATGAATTCAGAgcggaataaaaaaaaatttaaaaccagTTACTAAAGACAGaaaagaacattttgaaaatccaCCCACTCCCCAAATAGACAGCGCACTTCATTTCTGATCTGTAGCAACCTTCCTGGCATTTCTATTTCTATTCCTGGATCACCTGGCATTCCAGTCCTGTCCAGCTCATCTCTAATCTGCAGGATTCCCACACATGCCCCCAGCTCTGCATCAAATGCTAATTTGCATCACCTTGGTTTCCGTTACACTAAATATGTATggtatgtgcatgcacacacacatacacaatctGTACCAACACACTTTAGTGGAGAGGGCAGACAGCCTAGCATTTGGGGtgcctgtggcagggcagggaggtgagCTGTAGTGAGGCAAACACACAATTGGAGGCTGGGGACTAGCTAGAGCAACATTTAGGGCGCCAGCCTGTTAGATGAGGTGAGTTCATGTCCCTGCTCCCTGTCAATGAGATTTTGACAGTGAATAGTATTTACATTTCTAAGTGCCCAAAAACCTTTTGAAAATGATATTGGAGCAACATAACCTACAAAGAGTGTGACATtccaagagtatgtctacactacccgcccatgaaagcttacgcctaaggtgccacaggactcctcgtTGTGTTTGAGTGCACTGAATTTCTCTGCTCCCACACTACCTTTGTGCATCCGAGAGGCATCACACAGACGAGGGAATGTGGAGCAGAGAGTGTCCAGGGACAGGAGTGGGAGCGTGTGTTATGGTGTTGGGCCCTAGACATAGTGTGATGAATGTGATGAACCTGCTGTCTCATGGTCAGGCCCCactgcccaccccaccccagaattaGCTGGAGGAAAAGGATTGGGCCACAGCTCATTCTGGGAGGGGATCTGGTTAGTGTATGACCACCAGAGAACGCAGTCTCTACCCACGTTCCGCATTGTGACAGTAGAGAGGTCCGTGTGAACAGGCAAAGCAATGACACCCAGAGGGCAGAAGAGGACCAGGGTCAGCCAGCGAGCTGCTCAGAATGGGCAGTGGCCGGCCAGAGGCAGGAGCCTGGGAGCTGGTTGTGGAAGAGGACAAGTAGCAGGCAGCTTGAGAGCAgggccagaagctggggatgagAAGTTGTAAGCCGAGCAGTAAAGCACCCAAGGCTCTCAGAAAGTGAAGTGTTTAATGGGCATCCACCAAGGGACGGAGAATCCACCAAGGGCCTAGGGCTTGGAAGGCCCACTGTGCTGACCTGTGCGCTCATGGTCCCTCACTAGTAGGGACTGGTAAACTCGCAGCAACACCATCCAGTGGGGACAATAGATTCGATAGAAAAAAAGGAAGAGCTGGGCTATTCCTTGCATTGGGCGGGCCCCGATTGTGCCTGTTCGGCACAGCCAGCCCAGATCTTTACagttatttaggagcctaattcacattgaaatcaatggggtccAGATATGAAATCAATAGACCTATTAACATCAGTGGGGATTACAGCAGGCCCAAAGGGAACAGCACCTCCTCCTGTCCAGGTCCAgtcatctctactgccttctaagagggaggggaaacatgACTCTATCTCCCCACTGCTTCTTTCCCCCCTTTTGGGGTATAGATCATAGCCAAAAGGGGATTAGCAGGGAGTGATACTTGGACTCAGAAAGCAAAAAGAATGCAGTTATGCCCGATCTACTGCTCACTGCAGTAGGAACTTCCCTTGCACTGCCTCCTTACCCCTGCACATTCAAGCAAGGATAATGTGACCATTTGCTGGCATCTACTCCCCTAGAAACTTAGCTGTGCACAAATCCCCAGGCCTAGAAAACATGTCCTGCATCAAAACTGTGTGTCCCAATTGTTTATAGGACGCAAGACCTTCAGCACCAAAGCACAGCCCCATACCCCTTGAGAGCATAGCAATTTCTTTTGCTGGTCTTCGTAGTAGATTTTTATCTTCTCTAGGGACCAGCCACTAGATCGGGGCAGGGCACATTAAGTTAGTATGTTACATTCACTCGGAAAGTTTTTCCTGTGCAAAATGCTCCCATAGAACTTTTAATTTGCTGGAATCTTGGTGTTTCCAGGTTTAATGGAACATTTCTCTTTCAAAACCTCTTCACGCAGAAAATTACAAAGCCTGGAGTGATGAGGCATAAATGACCAATAATGGAAAAAGCTATGTGTTGAGGTTTAGTCTACCCTAGaaaaggcagggccacccagaggcgggggcaagtggggcaatttgcctcaggccccaggCTTAGCAGGGGATCCCAAGAGAACGAGTGAGGCTCCCGCCCCGGCCcgaccccgcctcctcccctctcctggagcctcagctcGTCCAGGAGCGCCCCTGAACAGCCGCAGCGTGGCTCTGGCGGGGCCGGAGTTCCctccgctcagcctggagcttgcagccccgccccTTTTCCACGccgctctgagcagggaggagctcaggggtcaagcttttcaaaagtgaataGTGGTTTTGGGTACCAAGTTTGAAGCATCTTCCAAGGACTGGACTTTCagagagtgctgagcacccacctgtgacgagttggatcacagaaacccccttgggagctgccaactgatgtgccaagaccacttctgcccctgctttcctgccctggcagcttgggactccagagccctgcctggtttaagcttgctgcaaacccagacctgaaaccatgtcccctaacagctgtaggcttatcTGGAAGCAGGTTAAGAAATGTTTCTGTCTTTTACACTCAGAtactcaactcccaatggggttcaAACCCtgaataaatccgttttaccctgtacagggtaaactcatagatTGTtccccctctataacactgatagagagatatgcacagctgtgtgccccccctcccccaggtacTAATACATACTccgggttaattaataagtaaaaagtgattttattaagtatagaaagcaggatttaagtggttccaagtaataacagatagaAGAAAGTAAATTagcaagtaaaataaataaaacacgcAGATCTATCTCTAATACAGTAATGAAACTGAAcacagataaaaacctcaccctcaTTGGTGTTCcattaagcttccttttacagacgaGGCTCcatctagtctgggtccagcaatcactcacaccccctgtagttactgtcctctGTTCTGTATCTTTTggagtggagaggctctctcttcagccagctgaaaacaaaatggaggggtctcccatggatttttaaagattttctcCCCTGTGCAGAATCCAGTTACAAAATGGAGTTttagagtcacatgggcaagtcatatgTCACTGCACGATTATGTTCCTTACCAGCCTAgccacattcccaggaaagctcagatgtggactggTGTCTCTAAAAGTTCATTGTTAGCTTAAATGTTTTTTGACTGGGCACTTattgagaatagtcttttctctggaagctgaccaaatgcttcactgaggctacttaaaatcaaacaagtacctagctaatattcataactttgagtaaaaaataatacatgcatgcaaataggatgaatatatccagtagatcataacctttgcagagatctGTTATATGGCCTATCTGGTATAAAATATATTATAGTTATGTCATATTTCCAgccataagcatatttctataaagaattatggggtgcaatgtcacactcTGTTAACCATGAGTTTGGGGAATATCCTCCTTTttgcagcctgctctgaccttggcattttcactgaggactgccccaggcacctctGGGTCACAGGAGGCAGAGAAGACAGGTGGAGGAGTTATGAGCATGACTCCTAGAGGAAGTAGGGGCATAGTGTTTCCTGGGTACAGACCTGGAGTGACAGACTTGGGAGTTTCTGAATACAAAGATTGCTAGCTGTTGGTTCTTTCTACCGGtgttcagagaagcaggactttgtgtacattctttgtaacccctcccccacagattATACTAAAGAATAGAGCTGACATGGATCTTCAATTTTTCCTTCTAATACAATCAACCCTGCAATGCCTCACAGGTTGGCACCACTTAAAAGGGGGTACCAACATGTCCTGGAGCACTGATAATACCAGGAAAACCTGAACACCATGGGGGATAATTTCTGCTTCCATAGTGAAGAAATGAAGATTCAAAAAGATTTCGGTCTCTTCAAAAAAATAACCCTTTGCTGATCAGCTCTACACAGCGCATGGCTTGCACTGAAAACAGCAGGATGAAATCTACCCCTAACCTCATACTCTGTAACTCTTGTAGAAATTGCCTCTTTTCAGAACACAGTAAGGAAGAGTAGGTCAAATTAATCCCCAGGGAACCAATTACACCGAGGGTGGCTTTGGCTCACTGAATGCCTTAATTAGGTGTTATGGCTCTCTGAGCTCAGGTATTCCCAGTTGCTTCAGGAATCATGCCCCACAGATCACACATCTCAGTATAAAACTTCCCAAATGCTCCAAATTAGCAGTTTCTATTGATGGGGAAACACCAACacatccctctctctcttctcagcaGGTACGTGCTATTGTCCTGAATTacagtcacacacacagagagacaccATGGTGATCAGCAGGTATTGAATTCAAGACCTCCAGCACTAAAAGCCTCATCTCCAGCTCCTGCCCCTTCAGCTAAAGGTTGGAAAAAATAGGCAATTAAATTGACACTTGTATCTGTGGGTTCTCATACAGGCTAAAGTAAACGCCAAAAAACTGAATTTACACTGTAAGCAAGACTTACCCCAAACCGACATGCCAAGCCACAAAGCTCTCCTTGCCCAAAGATGGTAGAAAGATTGAGACTCCTCTATTCTCACCCCTTTTTGAGCTTACAAATAATCTCTTCAGACTGAAACAATTTTCACCATGATTCTCTTACAGCAGATTCACAAGTCACTACTTGCTGCTTGGATTAATGAATGGGACTGTTCGTGTGTGGAGCATGAGTAACCTGTGTGTCATTATATTTACACAGTGTCTATTTTATCACACAACTGGAACGACCAGCTGTGAACATCTGGCTCTGTGGACTAAGCCTTTCCCTGAGTGGGTACTGATGTCCATTGAGAAACTGATCTCCATTTATCTTCACTTACTTCATTACAGAGAAGGGACAGGTTTTCCGAACCAACCACCTGCCCACATCTCTGGAGCTGCCTGATCTCTGTACAGAGGATATGGAAAAGGGAAATCACTCGGAGGTGACTGAGTTCATTCTCACAGGACTGACAGATCGTCCAGAGCTGCAGGTCCCCCTCTTTGGGGTGTTCTTACTGATGTATGGTATCACCctggtggggaatggggggatgATCTTGTTAATCATGAGTGATCCCCGactccacacccccatgtactttttcctcaGTAATTTGTCTTTCTGTGACCTCTTCTTTTCCTCGATAATTTCCCctaaaatgctgctgaatttcttaGCCAAGAGGAAAAGCATTTCTTACACTGCCTGCGCTGTGCAAATGTCTCTATCTATCGCTTTTGCAGATGTTGTGTGCCTCTTGCTGGCTGTGATGGCGTATGACCGTTATGTGGCCATCTGTAAACCGCTGCTCTATACGGTCACCATGTCCAGGCAGCTTTGTAAACAGCTGGTGGCTGGGGTGTACGCTGTGGGGTTTGTGGATTCAATGTTACACACATGTTTTACATTTTGGCTGTCATTCTGCAGCTCCAACATCATcaatcatttcttctgtgacatcccCCCACTGTTGGTGCTCTCCTGTTCTGATACTCGCATCAATGAGATTGTGATGTTTGTTTTTATGAGCTGCATTATAGTGGGCAGCCTCGTAACTGTCTTCCTCTCCTATGTCtgtatcatctccaccatcctgcaGATCCGCTCTGCCGAGGGCCGGCACAAAGCCTTCTCTACCTGCTCTTTCCACTTAACCTCTGTGGTCCTGTTTTATGGCATCCAACTTTTCCTGTATTTATGTCCTCCCTCCAGCTATTCCATGGACATAGACAAAGTGGCCTCGGTGTTTTACACGCTGGTGATCCCCATGTtgaaccccctcatctacagcctgaggaacacgGAGGTGAAGGACGCCCTGAGGAGAGCAATGAATAAACTCTTAACCAATTCCTGAATCTGTTTAACTCTGTACTGGTTTAGTGATGGGGAGTGGGAACCGGGGAATTCAATTCCCAGCCCATTGCAATGTAATTTCGCAGAGTTCGTGGTAGTATTGTTCCTTATtctattgttgttattattaatttgtttgtATTACAACAAGGTTtgcaggccccaactgagatcagtggACAAAACACGAGAAGCATTGCAGGGCCAGAAAGAGagaatgattttatagactgGTGACTAGGGGCATCCACCTAGAGGGTGAGATGCTCAACTTCATATCTCTGTTCCAAGGGCTATTTAATTAGTTATCCCCATTAGAACAACATTGAAAGGAGAGACTGAGATCAAACCAGACTGGAATAGCACATCACTCAGGGGCTGGCATGCTTTCTGGAAATGCAGGAAACACAAGTGCATAGTGTGATGGGTTTGTTCACAGACACTCccattgggactgtcacctgatgtgctgaaattacctctgagcctgtttttccTGCCAGCCTGGACCTCCAGTACCtgacttgctgagccagacatgctagcctgctgcaacacagacccagtcTCTGGGTCATGCCCCCCAAACTGCAGATCTAGACTGAAACTAGCTCAGCAGGATACCTGTCTCCAGCAcgcagacacccagctcccaacaggatctaaaccccaaataaagtaattttactctgtataaagcttataccagGTAAAATGATAAATGTTCACCTTGTATATCACTGATAGGGAGATATTCAGAGCTTCGCCGCGCCTCCCTCAGGTAACAATTACTTACACTTcgttaataaaataacttttgtttatttataaagtatgaaagtagaatttaagtattaacagacagaacaaagtaagtcacaaagcaaaataaaacaaaatatgcaagTCTAAGCTTAATAGACTCAGAAATCAGTTACAGatgttaacttctcactctcatTGTTACTTCAGGTAAAATCCTTCTCAGGTCAGAGGCCTTTTCTGACCTGAGTCCAGCCTGTTCTCCTCCACTCCTGTGGTTACAGTCCTTGTTTCCAGGTGGTTGCAGGTATCTCCGTGGGGTGGGGAAGTCGTCTCTTACGGCAGGTGAAGACACTCATTGTTTGCTTCCCAATTTGATACAGAACTTCCCTAAGGTGAGAAACCTTTGTTTGGAATTCCACTCCCCTCTGGAAAAGTACCAGCTTCAAGATGGATTCCaatatcaggtgacatggtcacatgtcattgTAAGACCCCaatctccattcttcctgggttggcccacacatacacaggaaggtttggaggtaaacagagccattcacaGTTCAGTGATTCTGAAACACCTTTAATGGCCGCCACTTAATATGTCTACATCAATAACACAAGTTTTtttatcttattctcctaactccagacatagaaataatccATGTAAACCAATAGGATGAACACACCTTTAGTGTTATTGGGATATTTTCTAGGTTGGTGACTGTGACATACCGGGGCCCAAACCAGACTAATCAGCAGCTGGGTCACACCTGCCTGCAGCCTtgcaatgccttgctgaagtggCTTCCACCTGGGTCACTCACAAACAAATCACACCCTGAGCatgtgtgtgtaactgcagcctggcCAGGAATAGTTGAGTTACACTCAGGCTCGCACCATCctttggttatactgcagggtcaCCCCAACACACTTTCCAGTCTTCGATTTCCCTCCAGAAATGTACGTGCTGTGCTGTCCagtcctctcctggacaatacaagctacATTGTCCATTATTTCTGTAACAGCACTAATATCCATGCAACTTAGCTTCTCAGACACTtctatttaaacacactggattaaaCTGATTGACTAcacagatagattttaagtgagtgtaATTAAGGAGGCATAGACGTCAgacatggttacaagaaaaataaaactagaaTGCAACTTATGCCTAAGTTaacaaataagatgaaattcaaagcaAATTTTTCCTctccacatgctttcagcagccTTCCTGACCAAATTTCTTAGGTCAGGACACCTCCGCAAGTCCCATGGCTGCTTCCTTTATCCCTTCAGATGCAGTGAATcaatgggaagaggcagagagaaagagCGAGAGAGTGGTGCCTTTGGATGTCtgccccttctttttatagtcctaTCCCCCTTTGAGAACCATTTCCACCTGGTTACCAGAAGACAAAATGTCTTTatagaaggatgttccctgctgctttttcctcACTTTTTGGGGCTTCGCTTCCCTTCCTTCTTGATGACTCTGGTTACTGTTTAGATAcaaaattaagcagagcacatatGTCTTTTTTTAAGACAGAGCCGTTTGCCAGCCTGAGTTTGGAACATGTATTAATAGCCTGATACTGTgtaatcttataacttcacatacagtaGCTCCTcattaacattgtagttatgttcctgaaaaatgcaactttaagtgaaacgatgttaagcgaatccaatttccccataagaattaatgtaaataggggtggataggttccagggaatatttttatttggcagacaaaaggcattatatacattttaaacaattttaaacaagcaatttaatactggtataaGTTTTTAAAACGATgttaaagaaacaatttaatactgcaaTCATCATTGCTGAATATGAAACAATGGGAGATGCCCCTGTCTAACCCCACATAGGCACAGCCCAGTGGCATtgcagacaatgaggcaggcaaggaggctgaagttgccgtaggctaggagaagcaggTTGAGCAGCACAGCGGCAGCTTCCCCCACTGTGCAAGCACCAGAGGCGGTGGGCTTAACCCttggcccacccactccaccccttcccccaagacctcACCCTTAAGccgcctcttctccccccacttcctccccctttACTCCACATGCCGCATcctcacttctccccctccctccactgacTCCTGAATgttgcaaaccagctgattgccatgggcaggaggtgggggggagcagggggaaggcactgatctaTGCAATCTGCCAGCAGGAGGAACTGCAGGGGCACAggggagctgatagaggggctgccagctgtggacaaacgAGCAGGTTCTGTAATGGAGCGGTGATGTAAgattgaaacaacattaagcaagAGGATGTTAAGTGAGAGTTGCTGTACGTTAtcaaaaatattgtattaataTTTACGATGAGAGCATGACTATTTCTAGTTGACTCATAGCTTTATTTAGCATCTTAAAGCTGAGATCTGTGTGCATATAGTATGCAAGCAAGAGGGATAGTTCGTGAACTGTAGAAGTCTGCAGCATGCCGTGGTGTCCTCCTGAGCTCCTCTGGCCATCATGTGGTCTCCATCAAGAAAAATGAGTTAACTTATCTTTCCTACTTTGGGGAATAACTTAGCAAGGGAAAGACAAAGCGAACCATGGTGATTGGCATGCTACAAATAGCTAGATAATCTGGGATACTATTACATATTTTACAGGTTTTATATTCCATCTATTGGGGCAGTGACAATGAGGTGATTCTGAAACCAGGAATGACTGAGAAGATATCAGGTAGAGCTCCAAACAATTAGTGTGTTTCACCTGTATCTAACTTTCTATTCCTTTGATTCAAAATTTGTTGCTAAGGCTGGCTGAAAAGTTTTCTTGAgaatttttttgatggaaaattggattTTCCATTCAACTATTTTTTCCATGAAATTATCTTTTCCCTGGAAATTATCAGCTTTCCATCAAAATTCCAAATGCCCCTCCTCCCTAAATTGTGGCTGTGGGACTCTGGTGATGATCCAGGGCAGTTCAGGAAGAGGAGAGATCATCATGCATCATTAGGGATGTAGTCCAGCCTGGGATCCTGGAACATGGAAGAGATACGTAGTGTGTGATATCTTATGCACCCATGTGGCACTTCCGAATAGAAATATTAAGTTTTTAACAAAAAGATTTCGGTCTCCACAAACAAACCCGCTCTGTGGATAAGCTCTACATGGTACCTGGCTTGTACTGAAAACATCAGGATGAAATATACCTCTAGCCTCATACTCTGTAACTCTGGTAGAAATTGCATCATTTAATAACACGGTAGAAAAGAGTGGGCCAATTAATCCCCAGGGCACCAACTACACCAAGATGGCT
Coding sequences within:
- the LOC127052892 gene encoding olfactory receptor 1019-like; translation: MEKGNHSEVTEFILTGLTDRPELQVPLFGVFLLMYGITLVGNGGMILLIMSDPRLHTPMYFFLSNLSFCDLFFSSIISPKMLLNFLAKRKSISYTACAVQMSLSIAFADVVCLLLAVMAYDRYVAICKPLLYTVTMSRQLCKQLVAGVYAVGFVDSMLHTCFTFWLSFCSSNIINHFFCDIPPLLVLSCSDTRINEIVMFVFMSCIIVGSLVTVFLSYVCIISTILQIRSAEGRHKAFSTCSFHLTSVVLFYGIQLFLYLCPPSSYSMDIDKVASVFYTLVIPMLNPLIYSLRNTEVKDALRRAMNKLLTNS